The segment attaaaagataaaattaactACATATTTTTTCCTTCCACGCGGTTTCGTCTTTCTTTTCTATGTTGTTTCCATTTTCATGTATAGAGAAGTCGTCGGTTTGATCAAATTTGGTTTGCAGTCACTGAGCTCCACTTATCGGTTAAagataatttgatttttaatttttttttattttcgtaaTTTGTGTCGTCCATTAATAATATGCTACTGTTTTATGTGCTAATGAAAGAAGAGAATCGATATGAACTTATTAACGACAAGTTTCTCATTTTAAAAGTTTCACTTTAACTCAAATCTGTATTTAATTAAAATCTGATAAAATATTCAATATAGAAAATCTCAAAAGAAGCATTTTAGGGTGCGATTACattttctatttttcattttcattttacaaataatttttaacttttgttttaaaattgaaatatatatttgaaaatgaaaatagaaatttattttcaatactgaaaataattttattttctgttttcaaaataaaatgaaaaataattaattaattaattaaattaaagtataattatttaaaatacattagtaaaataaaaaatttaaaagttataaaaataaaaattgcttCTAAAAGACcacataaaatgaaattaaaaaaactcTTATTTTGTTgtgaaataataaagaaagaataaactAAAATGTGATAGAAGAAAGAGTGTAAAGAGAATGTAGAATAGAAAGTGtgtctttttttttatatatttttcatgagTACATGAGCCCCATATAATAGAGGTTAAAAGTAACTCCCTAATTATTATAGGGCATGTAAAGAGTCATGACCTTTTATCTCCCATATTAATGGAGTATAGGAAAAGTCTCATAACTTATGGGGTATAGGAAGGGTTTTATAACTTATGGGGTTGATAATGACATCCATATAAATATTTCATAAGACTCCCTCTTGGATGTTCATTATCTAATTATGTTTCGTTAAAACCTTACTAAGAAAAACCTAGTAGGACaaaaacttagtgaaggaaaaagagtacataaTTATACGCTTGATATGTTGCCTTATTAAAAACCTTACCTGGAAAACCCAGTGGGATAAAACCaaggttaagggaaaaagagttcAGCGCGTATTAACTCCCCCTAATGGCTACATCACTTGAGATCTCGAAGGTGACAGATTCCAATGTAGTAAACAAGCTtctgaaacactgatgtaggaAGCGCCTTAGTGAATAAATCTGCTAAATTCTCACTTGAACTGATCTGCTTAACTTTTATCTCTTTAATCTTCTGGAGGTCATGAGTGAAGAAGAATTTTGgtgcaatgtgttttgttctgtcACCTTTGATGTATCCACTATCGAGCTGATAAATGCATGTTGTATTGTCTTCAAACAAGACAGTTGTAGCTTCCTTTCCAGAtgacaaaccacaattattccttATATGCTGGATCATAGATCTTAGCCATACACATTCACGATTTGATTCATGGATTGCTAAGATTTCTGCATGATTAGACGTGGTTGCTGCAATTGTTTGCTTCATTGAGCGCCAAGAGATTGCAGTACCTCCATATGTAAAAACATATCCAGTTTGTGATTTTTCATTATAAGGATCTGACATAAATCCTGCATCTACAAAACCAATCAACTCTGTCTTGGATTTATTAGGGAAAAatagacccatattctttgtgccTTGGAGATAACGAAATATCTGTTTTACTCCAGTCCAATGTCTCCGAGTTGGGCATGAGCTAAATCTTGCTAGCAAATTTACAGAAAAAGATATATCAGGTCGGGTATGGCTAGCAAGATACATTAATGCCCCAAATGCACTGAGGTATGACACTTCAGGACCAATAAAATCTTCACTATCTTCCCGAGGACGGAAAATGTCTTTATTTAGATCAAGTGATCTTACAACCATCGGGGTAGTTATTAGATATGCCTTATCCATATAAAATCTCTTTAGCACCTTTTCAATATACGTTGATTGATGCATAAGGATTCCTTCTTTTAGGTGCTCAATTTGTAACCCCAAACAAAATTTCGTTCTTCCAAggtctttcatttcaaattctttcTTCAAGCACTCAACAGTCTTTTAGATCTCTTCAGGAGTTCCAATGATATTCAAATCATCAACATATACTGCAATAATTACATATCCAGATCCAAACTTCTTAATGAAAATGAATGGGCAAATTGGATCATTCTTGTATCCTTCTTTCAACAAATACTCGCTTAGGCGATTATACCATATGCGTCCGGGTTGTTTCAATCCATAAAGGGATTTGTGCAATTTGATCGAATAATGTTCTCTAGAACCTGAACTCACTGCTTCAGGAAGTTTAAATCCTTCAGGGAGTTTTATATAAATGTTAGTATTCAGTGGGCCATACAAATAAGCTGTTACTACATCTATTAGGCGTAAATCAAGCCCTTCTCTTATATCCAGACTTATCAAAAATCTAAATGTAGTTGCATCCACCACAGGAGAATGTATCTTCATAATCAATTCCAGGTCTTTGTGAGAATCCTTGTGCAACTAAACATGCTTTATACCTTACAATTTcactcttttcatttcttttacgcACAGAAACCCATTTATATCCTACTGGTTTCACACCTGTAGGTATACGGACTACAGGTCCAAACACTTCCCTTTTCGCTAGCGatttcaattcattttcaattgATTCTTTCCATTTTGTCCAATCATCTATTTGTTTACATTCCTCAATCGATTTTGGTTTATAATCCTCTTTATTATTTATAACATCTAGTGTTACATTGCATGCAAAAATATCATCGACGTCGATTTGATTTCGGTTCCATTTTATACCGGACATGACATAATCAAAAGAGATCTCTTCATTGTCAGGTACCTGATTTTCTTCTGAAACTATTCTTTCAGTCATGTCTATAGTCTCTTTAGGAGATCCCGGTATAatcattttttctttgatttcacCATCATTAATCTTTGCTCATTTCTTTTTTCGAGGATTCTTATCTTTGGAACCAATTGGTCTACCACGCTTCAGGCATGTATTAGACTCAGTAGCAACTGGATTTTGTCCTTCTGGGACATCAAGTTTTATTAGAGCATTCACAGCTGGTATATATGACTTAGTCACTTTCTTTGGGTCAGAAAATGCGTCTGGCAATTCATTAGCTAAACTTTGTAAATGAATAATCTTTGAACTTCTAAATCACATTACTTAGTTCGAGGATCAAGATGAGCTAATGAAAACTCTTTCCAACTAATTTTCTTATCCAGCTGTTTGATTTCTCCCCCTAATGTTGGAAAAATTGACTCGTCAAAATGACAATCTGCAAAACAAGCCGTAAATTGATTCCCTGTAGATGGTTCTAGATATTTAATTATGGATAGGGATTCAAATCCAACATTTATACCCAACCTTCTTTGAGGTCCCATCTTAGTTCtatgtggtggagcaattggaacatatacggcACATCCAAATGTTCttagatgggaaatatttggttCCCGACCATGAACTATTTGTAAGGCGGAGACTTTATGATAACTTGTTGGCCTGATGCGAATTAATGCAGTTGCATGTAAAATTGCATGCCCCCAAGCAGTGATTAGGAGTTTTGACTTCATAAATAATGGCCTTGCTATCAATTGAAGTCGTTTTATTAAAGATTCTGCTAGAccattttgtgtgtgaacatgagctacaggatgCTCAACACTTATTCCAATGGACATGCAATAGTTATTAAAAGACTGAGAAGTAAATTCACCAGTATTATCAAGACGGATGGTCTTAATAGGAAAATCTAGGAAATGGGCTTGTAATCGAATTAGTTGAGCAAGCAATCTTGCAAACGCCAGGTTGCGAGTTGATAACAAAGATACATGAGACCATCTACTCGATGCATCGATTAAAACCATAAAGTACCTAAATGGTCCACATGGGGGATGTATAGGCCCACATATATCCCCTTGAATTCACTCAAGAAAAGTAAGTGGTTCATTATTTATCTTAGCTGGTGATGGTCGGATTATTAATTTCCCCAGTGAACATGCAGCACATGTAATATTTTGAAGAATTTGTTGGCTCTTCAATGAATGTCCAcatgaattttcaattatttttcacATCATTATTGAACCGGGATGGCCTAACTGGTCATGCCAAAGAACAAAGTCATTAGTAAACTTTTGGTTTACTATAGCACGTGTTTCTATAGAACTGATCTTTGTGTAGTACAAACCAGTAAAGAATGCAGGCAATTTCTCAACAATTTGTTTATTGCCTTGAGCAATACTCGTAATTTGAAGGAATCCACAATTTCCTTCGTTTAaagtctcaatatgatatcca is part of the Gossypium arboreum isolate Shixiya-1 chromosome 5, ASM2569848v2, whole genome shotgun sequence genome and harbors:
- the LOC128292615 gene encoding secreted RxLR effector protein 161-like, with translation MVVRSLDLNKDIFRPREDSEDFIGPEVSYLSAFGALMYLASHTRPDISFSVNLLARFSSCPTRRHWTGVKQIFRYLQGTKNMGLFFPNKSKTELIGFVDAGFMSDPYNEKSQTGYVFTYGGTAISWRSMKQTIAATTSNHAEILAIHESNRECVWLRSMIQHIRNNCGLSSGKEATTVLFEDNTTCIYQLDSGYIKGDRTKHIAPKFFFTHDLQKIKEIKVKQISSSENLADLFTKALPTSVFQKLVYYIGICHLRDLK